A genomic window from Carassius gibelio isolate Cgi1373 ecotype wild population from Czech Republic chromosome A11, carGib1.2-hapl.c, whole genome shotgun sequence includes:
- the LOC128022036 gene encoding transcription factor HES-5-like yields MAPSYMTDYSKLSTKQKHKLRKPVVEKMRRDRINSCIEQLKSMLEKEFHQQDPNTKLEKADILEMTVVFLKQQLQPETSAPQKAHFDGYSQCCRETVSFLSGNYEVDAVRQHLNHCQEAQRSSKDLAHVSPASHQIIKVKQEPSARRPLWRPW; encoded by the exons ATGGCTCCGAGCTACATGACTGACTACTCCAAACTCTCCACCAAACAGAAGCATAAA TTGAGGAAACCAGTGGTGGAGAAGATGCGCAGAGATCGCATCAACAGCTGCATCGAGCAGCTCAAATCCATGCTGGAGAAGGAGTTCCACCAGCAGGATCCAAACACCAAGCTGGAGAAAGCCGACATCCTGGAGATGACGGTGGTTTTTCTGAAACAGCAGCTGCAGCCCGAGACCTCGGCTCCACAGAAAGCCCACTTTGACGGCTATTCCCAGTGCTGCAGGGAGACCGTGAGCTTCTTATCTGGAAACTACGAGGTGGACGCTGTACGTCAGCATCTGAACCACTGCCAGGAAGCCCAGAGATCATCTAAAGACCTCGCTCACGTGTCTCCAGCTTCCCATCAGATCATCAAGGTGAAGCAGGAACCGAGCGCTCGCAGACCTCTCTGGAGACCCTGGTAG